The Coleofasciculus sp. FACHB-1120 region TTCACCAGTAGACCAATGGGATTTTGGATTTTGGATTTTGGATTTTGGATTGGGAATCGTAAATCCAAAATTGAAGATCCAAAATCGGGAAGCGGGCACTCATGTACGTTGGCGTTAAACGTCCGGAGTGCCCGCCAGTAATCGCCAAATGCTGGTGTCACCAGACACGTTCCCGTCAGTTCTGATAAATCCCAACTTGCCCAGGTTAGTAACTCTGCCGAGCCGTTTCCAGGCAGAATCCAGTCTGGCGGGAGTTGGTGCAGCTTACCCAGAGACACCCGCAACTCGCCATAATCTGGGTCAGGATAGGCACGCAAGCGCTCTAGATGTGCCCCAATCGCCGCGAGTGCCGACTGGGGAGGCCCCAACGGGTTAATACTGGCAGAAAAATCAACAATGAGGTCGGGGGAACAGCCTGCCAGTGCAGCTGCCCAGGCTAAGTTACCCCCGTGAACAGGCCGAGTCAAGGATGATTGCCGCTTTGGATGAGTGGTTAATCTTCGGGTGCGACTTTTTCTTTAAACAACTTACCCGCAGAAAATGCAGGAACCTTCGTTGCGGGGATTTCCATCTTGTCCCCAGTTTTAGGGTTGCGACCCTCGCGGGCTTTGCGTTCCCGCGATTCAAAGGAGCCAAAACCCACCAAAGTCACCTTATCGCCAGAAGAAACAGCTTCCATGATAGCTTCCAAGGCAGCCGTCAAAACAGCATCTGCTTGCTTCTTAGTGACAGAAGCCTTGTCTGCCACTGCATCAACCAATTCACCTTTATTCATGTTTCGTCACTCCAAATGGTTTGTACGGGCGTGATTATCACAGCTCTAAAGTCCCCAATCGGGGCTATAGACACGAGCCTTTGAGGGCAATTTAGCCTCAAAAAAGCTGAAACTCTCGCTGTCTCGAAGTTTCACTGCATTATTCTAAAGTCTGCGTGCTGGATATGGATCGTCGAAAGCTTTAAGTTATGTAGATTTGAGGATTTTTTTGATTAATTTTTCGGCAACGGGCACTTTCTGAGAGTTGCACAGCCTCGTTTCCTAGCCAAAAACTCCGTCTACGGCACAAATAAGCCCCCTGTCGGAAGTCGAACAGGGGGGAAGTTGTGTCTTGTCTCCTCAAGACTCAATCGCTACCTGTTACTTACGCGCCTTACTGACGCTCCAATATCTGACGCGCATTTTGTCCTGGGGTGTAGCTGTAGCCAAACGCGGAACGCGACGAGTCATCGATAATCTGAGGCGTCAGCAACACAATTACTTCTTGCCGTTGATTGACCTTGTTGGTACTTCTAAACAGGGCACCCAGCAGCGGAATATCGCCCAAAATTGGTACTTTGGATACGGTCGTTCGCTCTGAATCTTGAATAATGCCCGACAAAATCAGCGTCTGACCATCTCGCAGGCGAAGTTGTCCAGAGTTCAGGTTACGCACCGTCAGCAAAGCGATTTGGTTAACATCATCACCAACGACTATATTTTGCTGACCCCCAATCGCAGTCACGGTGGGATTTACCGCTAGAGTGACGAAACCATTATCGTCAATCCGCTCG contains the following coding sequences:
- a CDS encoding HU family DNA-binding protein; translated protein: MNKGELVDAVADKASVTKKQADAVLTAALEAIMEAVSSGDKVTLVGFGSFESRERKAREGRNPKTGDKMEIPATKVPAFSAGKLFKEKVAPED